One genomic segment of Thermovibrio guaymasensis includes these proteins:
- a CDS encoding pyridoxal phosphate-dependent aminotransferase, translated as MELSRRVRRISPSPTMAITSKAKELKAKGVDVIGFGAGEPDFDTPDHIKEAAKEAIDMGFTKYTPPAGIPELRRAVADKLRSENGIDYEPEQVVITDGAKQALFNLMLSVIDDGDEVVIPSPYWVTYPEQVKFAGGTPVFVETKEIKGFALTLEELKPAITPRTKMVILCTPHNPTGSVIPKEELERIGHFCAERGILIASDECYEYLTYDGFKHTSIASISPDIKEVTVTINALSKSFSMTGWRVGFAAGPKEIIDAMIKINSQSISNVNSIAQKAAVAALTKPKGFLKEWLSAFDERRRYMVETLNQIPGVSCIMPKGAFYAFPNVKELLKLGNFKDDWELAEFLLERAKIAVVPGSAFGYPGYLRLSYATSMENIEEGLKRFKEAVEERLNG; from the coding sequence ATGGAGCTCTCAAGGCGCGTAAGAAGGATTTCACCTTCACCTACAATGGCAATCACGAGCAAAGCTAAAGAGCTTAAAGCTAAAGGAGTGGACGTTATAGGCTTTGGAGCCGGAGAGCCTGACTTTGACACTCCTGACCATATTAAGGAAGCTGCAAAAGAAGCGATTGATATGGGCTTTACAAAGTACACTCCTCCTGCAGGAATCCCTGAGCTAAGGAGGGCGGTTGCAGACAAGTTAAGGAGCGAAAACGGTATTGACTATGAGCCTGAACAGGTTGTAATAACTGATGGAGCTAAACAGGCCCTTTTCAACTTAATGCTCAGCGTTATAGACGATGGAGATGAAGTTGTCATTCCTTCCCCGTACTGGGTTACCTACCCTGAACAGGTCAAGTTTGCAGGAGGAACTCCAGTTTTCGTTGAAACTAAGGAGATTAAAGGGTTTGCTCTGACCCTTGAGGAGCTCAAGCCTGCAATAACTCCCAGGACAAAAATGGTCATTCTCTGTACTCCTCACAACCCAACCGGTAGTGTGATTCCGAAGGAGGAGCTTGAGAGGATTGGCCACTTCTGTGCAGAAAGGGGAATTTTGATAGCTTCAGATGAGTGCTACGAGTACTTAACCTACGACGGTTTCAAACATACTAGTATTGCCTCTATCTCTCCGGATATTAAAGAGGTTACAGTTACTATAAATGCCCTATCTAAGAGTTTCTCTATGACGGGATGGAGAGTAGGTTTTGCTGCAGGTCCAAAAGAGATAATAGACGCAATGATAAAGATTAACTCCCAGTCTATTTCAAACGTTAATTCAATAGCTCAGAAAGCTGCAGTTGCCGCCCTTACAAAACCTAAGGGCTTCTTAAAGGAGTGGCTAAGTGCCTTTGACGAAAGGCGCCGTTACATGGTTGAAACACTAAATCAGATTCCCGGCGTTTCCTGTATTATGCCTAAGGGAGCTTTCTATGCGTTTCCGAACGTTAAGGAGCTCCTTAAGCTTGGAAACTTTAAGGACGACTGGGAGCTTGCCGAGTTCCTACTTGAGAGGGCAAAGATTGCAGTAGTTCCGGGCTCAGCCTTTGGTTATCCCGGCTACTTGAGGCTATCTTACGCAACTTCAATGGAGAACATTGAAGAGGGGCTTAAGAGGTTTAAAGAGGCAGTTGAGGAGAGGTTAAATGGCTGA
- a CDS encoding PH domain-containing protein: MAERVYRTDKLTFLSYGLLTVAYGLFLGLIFKKAGGFTSSLLILLLFVLPVFAYFLFLMKKSVKIDDEGIEVFGLTGRKRINWEEVRSVSLTPGRKYFLFIEGKNGKLAVIDDSTENFVEVAREIRKRVPDRVSENFESLLSSYKRSYTSVGILLLAAFILIFVALKNLFF, from the coding sequence ATGGCTGAGAGAGTTTACAGGACTGATAAACTAACGTTCCTGAGTTACGGACTTTTAACTGTTGCTTATGGGCTCTTCCTTGGTTTGATTTTTAAGAAGGCGGGAGGGTTTACTTCCTCCCTTCTAATCCTTCTTCTCTTTGTCCTTCCCGTATTTGCCTACTTTCTCTTCCTCATGAAAAAGAGCGTAAAGATTGACGATGAGGGAATAGAGGTCTTTGGTTTAACTGGTAGGAAGAGGATAAACTGGGAGGAAGTTAGATCGGTTTCACTGACTCCAGGGAGGAAGTACTTTCTCTTTATAGAAGGAAAGAATGGAAAGCTTGCAGTTATTGACGATTCAACTGAGAACTTCGTTGAAGTTGCTAGGGAGATAAGGAAGAGGGTTCCAGATAGGGTTTCAGAAAACTTTGAATCCCTCCTTTCTTCCTATAAACGCTCCTACACTTCTGTAGGAATACTTCTGCTTGCGGCATTTATACTTATCTTCGTGGCACTTAAGAACCTATTTTTTTGA
- the speD gene encoding adenosylmethionine decarboxylase — protein MAKTLGVHIVADLYGCDPELLKSAEKMAEVFEGAVKYANLNKLSAYYHQFEPYGATGVVVISESHLSFHTWPEHGYVAIDVYTCGAHENAFKAFDYIVDKLKPERVEKDVHFRGVVNEEEEVTFCASVG, from the coding sequence ATGGCAAAAACCCTCGGCGTCCACATCGTTGCCGACCTTTACGGGTGTGACCCGGAACTTCTCAAGTCTGCTGAGAAGATGGCAGAGGTTTTTGAGGGAGCTGTAAAATACGCGAACCTCAATAAGCTCTCAGCCTACTACCACCAGTTTGAGCCCTACGGGGCGACGGGGGTTGTTGTAATTTCTGAATCTCACCTGTCTTTCCATACCTGGCCTGAGCACGGCTACGTTGCAATAGACGTTTACACTTGTGGAGCTCACGAGAATGCCTTTAAGGCTTTTGACTATATCGTTGATAAGTTAAAACCTGAGAGGGTTGAGAAGGACGTTCACTTCAGGGGAGTTGTTAACGAAGAGGAAGAGGTAACCTTCTGTGCCAGCGTAGGCTGA
- a CDS encoding TraR/DksA family transcriptional regulator produces the protein MKGNKCLTAEQIQELKKILEERRREVLEDIKRGLEETAHAEREVGDIVDMSTDEILRTFEMRIRDREAKYLKKIEKALRKIEEGTYGICEKCGACIKYERLKLRPVAELCIKCKLEQEKLERKFGEEQ, from the coding sequence ATGAAGGGGAATAAATGCCTCACGGCCGAACAGATTCAGGAACTTAAGAAGATTTTAGAGGAGAGAAGAAGGGAAGTTCTTGAAGACATAAAGAGGGGACTTGAAGAGACAGCCCATGCAGAAAGGGAAGTTGGTGATATAGTAGATATGTCAACTGATGAGATACTAAGAACCTTTGAAATGAGAATAAGGGACAGGGAAGCCAAGTACCTTAAAAAGATAGAGAAAGCCCTCAGGAAAATAGAAGAGGGAACTTACGGAATATGCGAAAAGTGTGGAGCCTGCATCAAGTATGAAAGGTTGAAGTTGAGGCCGGTTGCAGAGCTCTGCATAAAGTGTAAGCTTGAGCAAGAGAAGTTAGAGAGGAAATTTGGAGAGGAGCAATAA
- a CDS encoding ComEC/Rec2 family competence protein, translating into MEKHKAHIFFLCSLALTWKFAGSDYFPFLLTSTAILGGYYLLKFNWTELLPTTVPLLAVLTLQSLALPTKAPPKVMWVREYSDNYKVAVVEGWKWIRIKDGENVEVGDVVSEDGKVLVKGKGGSAALKRLRYKLYREIEEVVDYPVSSVAGASTLGIRFELSQSLKGYFVLSGLYHFLAISGLHVGIVIGTLAGFLKLIRFPKPLISASLMVLPLMPLTGLPPSAVRAYLFTFLVSLGVEEFRKISPIYLLGVVFLLTVLFGKFNLSAALSFSAVGGILLSLEGKGSKLEKSLKVSVAPMLFTLPIVLHVFGTVNLMSWITTVLAGFIFTPFLISVFLMEVTLYKVSLINQVVEFLGELFIRGTQISFHLTKWAIVHSEISLLLAGITYVASLLLILSGKVRFFLVPSALLATYAILNQTVISGKEIYEKGWKVNSFRFISTEGQRYKECKIHSSYVMPATRKLLYKNELIDERLRRFEKKK; encoded by the coding sequence ATGGAAAAACACAAAGCTCACATCTTTTTCCTATGCTCTCTAGCCCTAACGTGGAAGTTTGCAGGAAGTGATTACTTCCCATTCCTGCTAACCTCCACAGCCATACTGGGAGGATACTATCTGCTAAAGTTCAACTGGACGGAGCTCCTTCCAACAACTGTTCCTCTTTTAGCCGTTCTTACTCTCCAATCACTGGCCCTACCCACAAAAGCTCCACCGAAAGTAATGTGGGTAAGAGAGTACAGCGACAACTATAAAGTAGCAGTAGTTGAAGGTTGGAAGTGGATAAGGATCAAAGATGGAGAAAATGTTGAAGTCGGAGACGTAGTAAGTGAAGATGGAAAGGTTTTAGTAAAAGGAAAGGGGGGTTCAGCAGCCCTAAAGAGGTTAAGGTACAAACTCTACAGGGAAATTGAAGAAGTCGTTGACTACCCGGTATCCTCGGTAGCAGGAGCATCTACCTTAGGAATCAGGTTTGAGCTCTCCCAGTCTTTAAAGGGATACTTTGTCCTCTCAGGACTTTACCACTTCCTTGCCATATCAGGACTCCACGTAGGAATCGTAATAGGAACGTTGGCAGGTTTCCTAAAACTAATAAGGTTTCCGAAACCTTTAATATCTGCATCCTTAATGGTTCTTCCCCTCATGCCTTTAACGGGACTACCCCCTTCAGCAGTTAGGGCCTACCTCTTCACTTTTCTAGTATCACTGGGAGTTGAGGAGTTTAGGAAAATCTCACCAATTTACCTACTCGGCGTAGTTTTCCTCTTAACGGTTCTCTTTGGAAAGTTTAACCTCTCGGCAGCCCTTTCCTTCTCAGCAGTTGGAGGAATCCTTCTAAGCCTTGAAGGAAAGGGAAGTAAACTTGAAAAGAGCTTAAAGGTCTCTGTAGCCCCAATGCTCTTTACCCTTCCAATCGTCCTCCACGTATTTGGAACGGTAAACTTAATGTCTTGGATTACAACGGTTTTAGCCGGTTTTATCTTTACACCCTTCCTAATAAGCGTCTTCTTAATGGAAGTCACTCTTTACAAGGTAAGTTTAATCAACCAAGTTGTAGAGTTCTTAGGAGAGCTCTTCATCAGGGGAACTCAAATCTCCTTCCACCTTACAAAGTGGGCCATAGTTCACAGCGAAATATCTCTGCTTCTAGCTGGAATCACCTACGTCGCCTCCCTTTTATTAATTCTCTCAGGAAAAGTAAGGTTTTTCTTGGTTCCTTCAGCACTCTTGGCAACTTACGCAATCCTTAATCAGACGGTTATCTCTGGAAAGGAAATTTATGAAAAGGGGTGGAAAGTGAACTCTTTCAGGTTCATATCAACTGAAGGTCAGAGGTATAAGGAGTGTAAGATACACTCTTCCTACGTTATGCCGGCAACCAGGAAGCTCCTTTATAAAAACGAATTAATAGATGAGAGGCTCAGGAGATTTGAAAAGAAAAAATAG